The proteins below are encoded in one region of Streptomyces sp. NBC_00490:
- a CDS encoding sensor histidine kinase codes for MTAADQIEHRQDQFHTWGVYGLLVVSVVLAVVASNLMGSAAEWYGAVALVVAAVLLQLWHGPRRGRRTPSRRGTVYYVLRWAISFALTWISPFFGFYAACGYFDSDETIRGAWRQRLGLFATAVVLAGTQAGGLPFRSMIQWPLFGVMLCTNTALLGLTGHIAQQEEQRSRDRAVAITELERTNTALQQALDENAALHAQLLVQAREAGVADERRRLAAEIHDTIAQGLTGIIAQLQVVANAPDLDVARTHLTRASDLARHSLGEARRSVHNLAPVALQDAGLPEALKKTVAEWGAHTGVRAEFTVTGRAEQLHEEVAATLLRIVQEALSNAARHARASRVGVTLSFLGDEVILDIRDDGQGFDPLAVPARTRAGGFGLDGMRARAERIAGSLAVESDPGHGTALSARVPLVRHDP; via the coding sequence ATGACCGCGGCCGACCAGATCGAGCACCGTCAGGACCAGTTCCACACCTGGGGTGTCTACGGGCTGCTCGTCGTCTCCGTCGTCCTCGCGGTCGTCGCGAGCAATCTGATGGGGAGCGCCGCGGAGTGGTACGGGGCCGTGGCGCTGGTGGTGGCCGCGGTGCTGCTCCAGCTGTGGCACGGGCCCCGCCGCGGCCGCCGGACCCCGTCCCGCCGCGGGACCGTCTACTACGTGCTGCGGTGGGCGATCTCCTTCGCCCTCACCTGGATCAGCCCCTTCTTCGGCTTCTACGCGGCCTGCGGCTACTTCGACAGCGACGAGACGATCCGCGGAGCGTGGCGACAGCGGCTCGGTCTGTTCGCCACAGCCGTCGTGCTGGCGGGCACCCAGGCTGGCGGACTGCCGTTCCGCAGCATGATCCAATGGCCCCTGTTCGGCGTGATGCTGTGCACGAACACGGCCCTGCTGGGACTGACCGGTCATATCGCCCAGCAGGAGGAACAGCGCTCCCGCGACCGGGCCGTCGCCATCACCGAACTCGAACGCACCAACACGGCGTTGCAGCAGGCGCTCGACGAGAACGCCGCCCTTCACGCCCAACTCCTCGTCCAGGCACGGGAAGCGGGCGTCGCCGACGAGCGCCGGCGGCTCGCCGCCGAGATCCACGACACCATCGCCCAGGGCCTGACCGGCATCATCGCCCAGCTCCAGGTCGTCGCGAACGCCCCCGACCTGGACGTCGCCCGCACCCATCTAACCCGCGCCTCCGACCTGGCCCGGCACAGCCTCGGCGAGGCCCGCCGCTCGGTGCACAACCTCGCCCCGGTGGCGCTTCAGGACGCCGGGCTGCCGGAGGCACTGAAGAAGACGGTCGCCGAATGGGGTGCACACACGGGCGTACGGGCCGAGTTCACCGTGACCGGGAGGGCGGAGCAGCTGCACGAGGAGGTCGCCGCCACGCTGCTGAGGATCGTCCAGGAGGCCCTGTCGAACGCCGCCCGCCATGCGCGGGCCAGCCGGGTCGGGGTGACCCTCAGCTTCCTGGGGGACGAGGTGATCCTCGACATCCGCGACGACGGCCAGGGCTTCGACCCCCTCGCCGTCCCCGCCCGCACCCGCGCCGGCGGCTTCGGACTCGACGGCATGCGGGCCCGCGCCGAACGCATCGCCGGCTCCCTCGCCGTGGAGTCCGATCCGGGCCACGGCACGGCACTGTCGGCTCGCGTACCGTTGGTCCGCCATGACCCGTGA
- a CDS encoding response regulator codes for MTRDISLLIVDDHPVVRDGLRGMFENAPGFTVLGEASNGVEALARAAALDPDVILMDLRMPGGGGVDAIRELTRRAARAKVLVLTTYDTDSDTLPAIEAGATGYLLKDAPRDELFTAVRAAADGRTVLSPAVASRLVSAVRAPGNEPLSAREREVLALVARGTSNREIARELFISEATVKTHLTHLYAKLGVKDRAAAVATAYERGILG; via the coding sequence ATGACCCGTGACATCTCGCTGCTGATCGTCGACGACCATCCCGTCGTACGGGACGGTCTGCGCGGCATGTTCGAGAACGCCCCCGGATTCACCGTCCTCGGCGAGGCGTCGAACGGCGTCGAGGCGCTGGCGCGGGCCGCCGCGCTCGACCCCGACGTGATCCTGATGGATCTGCGCATGCCGGGCGGCGGGGGAGTCGACGCCATCCGGGAACTGACCCGCCGGGCCGCCCGCGCGAAAGTCCTCGTCCTCACCACGTACGACACGGACTCGGACACCCTGCCCGCCATCGAGGCGGGCGCGACGGGCTATCTGCTCAAGGACGCCCCGCGCGACGAGCTGTTCACGGCCGTCCGCGCGGCGGCGGACGGCCGTACGGTCCTCTCCCCGGCCGTCGCCTCCCGCCTGGTCTCGGCCGTGCGCGCCCCCGGCAACGAACCGCTCTCCGCGCGCGAACGCGAGGTGCTGGCCCTGGTCGCCAGGGGCACGTCCAACCGGGAGATCGCCCGGGAACTGTTCATCAGCGAGGCGACCGTGAAGACCCATCTCACCCACCTGTACGCCAAGCTGGGCGTCAAGGACCGGGCGGCCGCGGTGGCGACGGCGTACGAGCGAGGGATCCTCGGCTAG
- a CDS encoding ABC transporter ATP-binding protein, with product MSVIEVTELRKSYGGRPAVDGVSFAVEEGEIFGVLGPNGAGKTTTVECVEGLRVPDAGRVRVTGLDPIADHERVARVLGAQLQQSELQPKLTVREALELYAAFHEKPADWRPLAERLGLTGMLTTRFGKLSGGQKQRLFIALALIGDPRVVVLDELTTGLDPRARRDTWELIEEVRASGVTVLLVTHFMEEAQRLCDRIAVIDKGRIAALDTPAGLIRRSAGATVISFTPSVPLDDRDLNALPGLASVQHRDSRVTLAGTDETVNAVITLLARTHITAHQLRVTEATLDDAFLDLTETKETAA from the coding sequence ATGTCCGTCATCGAAGTCACCGAACTGCGCAAGTCCTACGGCGGCCGGCCCGCCGTGGACGGTGTCTCCTTCGCCGTCGAGGAAGGCGAGATCTTCGGCGTCCTCGGCCCTAACGGAGCCGGCAAGACCACCACCGTCGAGTGCGTCGAGGGCCTGCGCGTCCCCGACGCCGGCCGCGTCCGCGTCACCGGCCTCGACCCGATCGCCGACCACGAGCGGGTCGCCCGCGTCCTCGGCGCCCAGCTCCAGCAGAGCGAGCTCCAGCCCAAACTGACCGTGCGCGAGGCCCTGGAGCTGTACGCCGCGTTCCACGAGAAGCCCGCCGACTGGCGCCCCCTCGCCGAACGCCTCGGCCTGACCGGCATGTTGACCACCCGGTTCGGCAAGCTCTCCGGCGGTCAGAAACAGCGCCTGTTCATCGCGCTCGCCCTCATCGGCGACCCCAGGGTCGTCGTCCTCGACGAGCTCACCACGGGCCTCGATCCCCGCGCCCGCCGCGACACCTGGGAGCTCATCGAGGAGGTCCGCGCGAGCGGTGTCACCGTCCTGCTGGTCACGCACTTCATGGAGGAGGCGCAGCGGCTGTGCGACCGGATCGCGGTGATCGACAAGGGCCGGATCGCCGCCCTGGACACCCCGGCCGGACTGATCCGCCGCTCGGCGGGCGCCACCGTCATCAGCTTCACGCCGTCCGTCCCCCTCGACGACCGTGACCTGAACGCCCTGCCCGGGCTCGCGTCCGTCCAGCACCGGGACAGCCGCGTCACGCTCGCCGGCACCGACGAGACGGTCAACGCCGTCATCACCCTGCTGGCCCGCACCCACATCACGGCTCACCAACTCCGCGTCACCGAAGCCACGTTGGACGACGCGTTCCTCGACCTCACCGAGACCAAGGAGACAGCGGCATGA
- a CDS encoding ABC transporter ATP-binding protein codes for MPSTRATTKEHSAVRTLLRLWPYVRPVRARLLGAAAVAILASCAGLVIPLVLKWMVDGPVADQDPAGVWLGALFLLLLGLGEALLFGLRRWLVARPLSHVEAEMRADLYRHLQRLPVSFHDRWASGQLLSRGTTDLMLVRMFLAFPLTFLLVNAVTILIGVVIMLLQDWTLGLVILGPALPVIVTCVLFERRYFHVARLAQDQVGDLTTVVEESVLGIRIIKGFGRHRSQARAFRELSRTLRGTELRKARLLASIWGVIVTLPEIAIGAALVLGSVQVADGDLSAGTLVAFLSTALALRWPIDSIGFLLAISQDAASATERYFEVMDETPEPDAPQRGAGLHQIAAAPRGATSPHRPAADSDGLRFHDVRFRYPDAAPDSPAVLDRIDLHVRSGESMALVGATGSGKTTLTALVPRLHELTSGRITLDGQDITELPRESLRELVAVAFEEPTLFSASVGENVLMGAEEGDLDRALAVAQADFVHALPHGTDTQVGEQGLSLSGGQRQRLALARAVVGQPRFLVLDDPLSALDVHTEAAVEAALREVLAETTALIVAHRPSTVLLADRVALLSQGRIAAVGTHHELLRTNAEYAHLMAGSGETGEDR; via the coding sequence ATGCCCTCGACACGTGCCACCACCAAGGAACACTCCGCCGTCCGTACCCTGCTGCGCCTGTGGCCGTACGTCAGGCCCGTCCGGGCGCGGCTGCTCGGCGCCGCGGCGGTGGCGATCCTCGCGTCCTGTGCGGGCCTGGTGATCCCGCTCGTCCTGAAGTGGATGGTGGACGGACCGGTCGCCGACCAGGATCCGGCGGGCGTGTGGCTCGGCGCGCTGTTCCTGCTGCTGCTCGGGCTCGGGGAGGCGCTGCTGTTCGGGCTGCGGCGGTGGCTGGTGGCGCGGCCGCTGTCCCATGTCGAGGCGGAGATGCGGGCGGATCTGTACCGCCATCTGCAGCGGCTGCCGGTGTCGTTCCACGACCGGTGGGCGTCGGGACAGCTGCTGTCGCGCGGCACCACCGACCTGATGCTGGTGCGGATGTTCCTGGCCTTCCCGCTGACGTTCCTGCTGGTCAACGCGGTGACGATCCTCATCGGCGTGGTCATCATGCTGCTTCAGGACTGGACGCTCGGGCTGGTGATCCTGGGGCCCGCCCTGCCCGTGATCGTCACCTGCGTGCTCTTCGAGCGGCGGTACTTCCATGTGGCGCGGCTCGCCCAGGACCAGGTCGGCGATCTGACGACGGTCGTCGAGGAGAGCGTGCTCGGCATCCGCATCATCAAGGGTTTCGGGCGCCACCGGAGCCAGGCGCGGGCGTTCCGTGAACTGTCGCGGACCCTGCGCGGGACGGAGCTGCGCAAGGCCCGGCTCCTCGCGTCGATCTGGGGTGTCATCGTGACGCTGCCGGAGATCGCCATCGGGGCCGCGCTGGTGCTGGGGTCGGTACAGGTGGCCGACGGGGACCTGTCGGCGGGGACCCTGGTCGCCTTTCTGTCCACGGCTCTGGCGCTGCGGTGGCCCATCGACTCGATCGGCTTCCTGCTGGCGATCAGCCAGGACGCGGCGAGCGCGACGGAACGGTACTTCGAGGTGATGGACGAAACACCGGAGCCAGACGCGCCCCAAAGGGGCGCGGGGCTGCATCAAATTGCGGCTGCGCCGCGGGGCGCGACCAGCCCCCACCGGCCCGCAGCCGACAGCGACGGTCTTCGGTTCCACGACGTCCGGTTCCGTTACCCCGACGCCGCACCCGACTCACCCGCCGTCCTCGATCGCATAGACCTCCACGTCCGCTCCGGTGAGTCCATGGCCCTGGTAGGCGCCACCGGCAGCGGCAAGACCACCCTCACCGCGCTCGTTCCCCGGCTCCACGAGTTGACGTCCGGCCGGATCACACTCGACGGGCAGGACATCACCGAGCTCCCCCGGGAATCGCTGCGCGAACTCGTCGCCGTGGCCTTCGAGGAACCCACCCTCTTCTCCGCGAGCGTCGGCGAGAACGTGCTGATGGGCGCCGAGGAAGGGGATCTCGACCGGGCCCTGGCCGTCGCCCAGGCCGACTTCGTGCACGCCCTCCCCCACGGCACCGACACCCAGGTCGGAGAACAGGGCCTCAGCCTCTCCGGCGGCCAGCGGCAGCGCCTGGCTCTCGCGAGGGCGGTGGTCGGGCAGCCCCGGTTCCTCGTCCTCGACGACCCGTTGTCCGCCCTGGACGTGCACACCGAGGCCGCCGTGGAGGCCGCGCTGCGGGAGGTGCTCGCCGAGACCACCGCGCTCATCGTGGCGCACCGGCCCTCGACCGTGCTGCTCGCCGACCGGGTCGCCCTGCTGTCACAGGGCCGGATCGCCGCCGTGGGCACCCACCACGAACTGCTGCGCACGAACGCCGAGTACGCCCACCTCATGGCGGGGTCAGGGGAGACGGGGGAGGACCGATGA
- a CDS encoding ABC transporter ATP-binding protein, with amino-acid sequence MTSGHLPVAEPADVRKASLRLIRADGRAFTAALALNALAAIAGLGGPWLLGRIIDEVRAGSGVGAVDRLALALLVCSLAELLLARWARYVGHRFGERTLARVREEFVDRTLALPASVVERAGTGDLTARGTADVATVGTTLRDAGPDLFINSVRFLFALVAIFLIDPVLGAVAVLGLTPIWFALRWYLRRAREGYLAEGAATSDVAEIVAATAAGARTVEALRLEERRVRAGRDTLETARRTRFHTLYLRSVFFPSVEVSYVIPIAGILVIGGLLHTHGAMSLGSVVAAALYLNQLVNPLDQILVRVEQLQSASASFARVEGLARAPRAGEAKVLSPAGDRIDVTGVRYSYGRGGEVLHGVDLTVRPGERLAVVGPSGAGKTTLSRLIAGVDAPSAGSVTVGGVPVVELGPELLRRQVVLVTQEHHVFLGSVRDNLLIAEPSAGDAELWSALAAVGADAWVRELPDGLDTALGDGGRATDGSQAQQLALARVVLADPHTLILDEATALLDPTTARHTERALAAVLEGRTVIAIAHRLHTAHDADRVAVMEDGLLTELGSHEELVAADGAYAALWHSWHGGRPS; translated from the coding sequence GTGACGTCCGGACACCTGCCCGTCGCCGAACCCGCGGACGTGCGCAAGGCCTCGCTCCGCCTGATCCGGGCCGACGGCCGGGCCTTCACCGCCGCCCTCGCCCTCAACGCGCTGGCCGCGATCGCCGGCCTCGGCGGGCCCTGGCTGCTCGGCAGAATCATCGACGAGGTCCGCGCGGGCAGCGGAGTGGGCGCCGTGGACCGGCTCGCCCTCGCCCTGCTGGTGTGCTCCCTCGCGGAGTTGCTGCTCGCCCGCTGGGCCCGTTACGTGGGCCACCGCTTCGGCGAACGCACCCTCGCCCGGGTCCGCGAGGAGTTCGTGGACCGCACGCTCGCCCTGCCCGCGTCCGTGGTGGAGCGCGCGGGAACGGGCGACCTCACCGCCCGCGGTACGGCGGACGTGGCCACGGTCGGCACGACACTGCGCGACGCCGGTCCCGACCTGTTCATCAACTCCGTACGGTTCCTGTTCGCGCTCGTCGCCATCTTCCTGATCGATCCCGTCCTCGGCGCCGTCGCCGTACTCGGCCTCACCCCGATCTGGTTCGCCCTGCGCTGGTATCTGCGCCGGGCCCGGGAGGGCTATCTCGCCGAGGGGGCGGCGACCTCGGACGTCGCCGAGATCGTCGCGGCGACGGCGGCGGGCGCCCGTACGGTGGAGGCGCTCCGGCTGGAGGAGCGGCGTGTCCGGGCCGGCCGGGACACCCTCGAGACCGCCCGGCGCACCCGCTTCCACACCCTCTACCTGCGCAGCGTGTTCTTCCCCTCGGTGGAGGTGTCGTACGTCATCCCCATCGCCGGGATCCTGGTCATCGGCGGACTCCTGCACACGCACGGGGCGATGAGTCTGGGCTCGGTCGTGGCGGCCGCCCTCTACCTCAACCAGTTGGTCAACCCGCTCGACCAGATCCTGGTCCGGGTCGAGCAACTGCAGAGCGCCAGTGCCTCGTTCGCCCGCGTGGAGGGGCTGGCGCGCGCTCCGCGGGCCGGCGAGGCCAAGGTCCTGTCCCCGGCCGGTGACCGGATCGACGTGACCGGCGTGCGGTATTCCTACGGCCGGGGCGGCGAGGTGCTGCACGGGGTCGATCTGACGGTACGGCCCGGGGAGCGGCTCGCGGTCGTGGGGCCGTCCGGTGCCGGGAAGACCACGCTCAGCCGGCTCATCGCGGGCGTCGACGCGCCCAGCGCGGGCAGCGTGACGGTCGGCGGGGTGCCCGTCGTCGAGCTCGGCCCCGAGCTGCTGCGCCGCCAGGTCGTCCTGGTCACGCAGGAGCACCATGTGTTCCTGGGCTCGGTCCGGGACAATCTGCTGATCGCCGAACCGTCCGCAGGGGACGCGGAGTTGTGGTCGGCGCTGGCCGCGGTCGGCGCCGACGCCTGGGTGCGTGAGCTGCCCGACGGCCTCGACACCGCGCTGGGCGACGGCGGTCGCGCCACCGACGGCTCGCAGGCCCAGCAACTGGCCCTGGCCCGGGTGGTGCTGGCCGACCCGCACACCCTGATCCTCGACGAGGCCACGGCGTTGCTCGACCCGACCACCGCCCGGCACACCGAGCGCGCCCTGGCCGCCGTACTGGAGGGACGTACCGTCATCGCGATCGCGCACCGGCTGCACACCGCGCACGACGCGGACCGGGTCGCGGTGATGGAGGACGGGCTGCTCACCGAACTCGGCTCGCACGAGGAGCTGGTGGCGGCGGACGGGGCGTACGCGGCGCTGTGGCACTCGTGGCACGGGGGCCGGCCGTCCTGA
- a CDS encoding ABC transporter ATP-binding protein: MTAPTKAAPTAADEEPDGHKSAGGGDPFDRDVLPVPPRATSNLLRSLLAPMRARALGAAFLLLLQQAAVQAGPLLVAYAIDRAVPAFREDRHGPLIAVGVGYLLCALAAGGLQYVFILASARVNQDVLLDLRGRIFRHAQALSVDFHERYTSGRLISRSTADVESLRELLNEGLQELVTVVLSFVYISALLLWLDLGLGAVAVASFVPLHLLIRIYQRRAGEVYTRRSTAIAAVIVKFVETMNGIRPVRAFRREAANDADFAVLNTRHERTNGDALIEMARYVVGSRLVANTAVALIVLWGAYRVAGGTLELGVLAAAVLYLRRLYDPIDRLGMFLNSYQSAAASLEKIAGLLAQTPSVPEPSEPRQLPPLESEHPGREVVFDGVRFAYRTGGEVLPRFDLTLPAGQTVAVVGSTGAGKSTLAKLLARFYDPSEGRVLLDGVDLRELAVPELRRGVVMVTQEAFLFSGTVADNIAIGRSDATREDIERAAKAIGAHEFISALPDGYDTDVRKRGGRISAGQRQLVAFARALLADPAVLILDEATSSLDIPGERAVQRAMSTVLHGRTAVVIAHRLSTVGIADRVLVMEHGRIVEDGPPDELIAGTGRFADLHRAWRDSLA, from the coding sequence ATGACGGCACCGACGAAGGCCGCGCCCACCGCCGCCGACGAGGAACCGGACGGCCACAAGTCCGCGGGCGGCGGCGATCCCTTCGACCGTGACGTCCTGCCCGTACCGCCCCGGGCGACCTCGAACCTCCTGCGCTCCCTGCTCGCGCCGATGCGGGCCCGCGCCCTCGGTGCCGCGTTTCTGCTGCTGCTCCAGCAGGCGGCGGTGCAGGCGGGCCCGCTGCTGGTGGCGTACGCGATCGACAGGGCCGTCCCGGCGTTCCGCGAGGACCGCCACGGCCCGCTGATCGCCGTGGGCGTCGGCTATCTGCTGTGCGCGCTGGCCGCGGGCGGGCTGCAGTACGTGTTCATCCTCGCCTCGGCGCGGGTCAACCAGGATGTGCTCCTCGACCTGCGCGGCCGTATCTTCCGCCATGCGCAGGCCCTCAGCGTCGACTTCCACGAGCGCTACACCTCGGGCCGGCTCATCTCCCGCTCCACGGCGGACGTCGAGTCGCTGCGCGAGCTCCTGAACGAGGGGCTCCAGGAGCTGGTGACGGTCGTCCTGTCCTTCGTCTACATCTCGGCGCTGCTGCTCTGGCTGGATCTGGGCCTCGGCGCGGTGGCGGTGGCGTCGTTCGTGCCGCTCCATCTCCTCATCCGGATCTACCAGCGGCGCGCGGGAGAGGTGTACACCCGGCGGTCCACGGCGATCGCCGCCGTGATCGTGAAGTTCGTCGAGACGATGAACGGCATCCGCCCGGTGCGCGCGTTCCGCCGCGAGGCGGCCAACGACGCCGACTTCGCGGTGCTCAACACGCGGCACGAGCGCACCAACGGCGACGCGCTCATCGAGATGGCCCGCTATGTGGTCGGCTCCCGGCTGGTCGCCAACACGGCCGTCGCGCTGATCGTGCTGTGGGGCGCCTACCGGGTGGCGGGCGGCACGCTGGAGCTCGGTGTGCTGGCCGCGGCGGTGCTGTATCTGCGGCGGCTGTACGACCCGATCGACCGGCTCGGCATGTTCCTCAACTCGTACCAGTCGGCGGCGGCCTCGCTGGAGAAGATCGCGGGCCTGCTCGCGCAGACGCCGTCGGTGCCGGAGCCGTCCGAGCCGCGGCAGCTTCCGCCCCTGGAGTCCGAGCACCCCGGCCGCGAGGTCGTCTTCGACGGCGTCCGCTTCGCCTACCGCACCGGCGGCGAGGTCCTGCCCCGCTTCGACCTCACCCTCCCCGCCGGGCAGACGGTCGCGGTGGTCGGCTCCACCGGCGCCGGCAAGTCCACGCTGGCCAAGCTGCTCGCCCGCTTCTACGACCCCTCCGAGGGCCGCGTCCTGCTCGACGGGGTCGATCTGCGCGAGCTGGCCGTGCCCGAACTGCGGCGCGGGGTCGTCATGGTGACGCAGGAGGCCTTCCTGTTCTCCGGCACGGTCGCCGACAACATCGCCATCGGCCGCTCGGACGCCACCCGCGAGGACATCGAGCGGGCCGCGAAGGCGATCGGCGCCCATGAGTTCATCAGCGCCCTGCCCGACGGCTACGACACGGACGTACGCAAGCGGGGCGGCCGTATCTCCGCCGGTCAGCGTCAACTCGTCGCGTTCGCGCGGGCGTTGCTCGCCGACCCGGCGGTGCTCATCCTGGACGAGGCGACCAGCTCGCTGGACATCCCGGGCGAACGGGCCGTGCAGCGGGCGATGTCGACGGTCCTGCACGGCCGTACGGCGGTGGTGATCGCCCACCGTCTCTCCACGGTCGGGATCGCGGACCGGGTGCTGGTGATGGAGCACGGCCGGATCGTCGAGGACGGCCCGCCGGACGAGCTCATCGCGGGGACGGGCAGGTTCGCGGATCTGCACCGGGCGTGGCGGGACAGTCTGGCGTAG
- a CDS encoding ABC transporter permease, which translates to MNTAVLRTELRLLCREPGALFWILLFPTLLLVILGSIPAFHDHQADLGGLRTIDVYVPVAVLLGLIVGGLQSMPQTLTGYRERGILRRMSTTPVRPSALLGAQMLVYGGAALASALLALAVGRLAFDVRLPEQLPGYLLALVLAVLGALALGAVISALSRTTKIAGAIGSAVFFPSMFCAGVWAPVQTMPDVLARIVGYTPFGAAAEALNRAAGGDWPGWTHLAVVVAWTVLLTAAARRWFRWE; encoded by the coding sequence ATGAACACCGCCGTCCTCAGGACCGAGCTGCGGCTCTTGTGCCGCGAACCCGGCGCCCTCTTCTGGATCCTGCTCTTCCCGACCCTGCTGCTGGTGATCCTCGGCTCGATCCCGGCCTTCCACGACCACCAGGCCGACCTCGGCGGCCTGCGGACCATCGACGTCTACGTCCCCGTGGCCGTGCTCCTCGGCCTGATCGTGGGCGGCCTCCAGTCCATGCCGCAGACCCTCACCGGCTACCGCGAGCGCGGCATCCTGCGCCGTATGTCCACGACCCCGGTCCGCCCGTCCGCCCTGCTCGGCGCGCAGATGCTGGTCTACGGCGGTGCCGCCCTGGCGTCCGCGCTGCTCGCGCTCGCCGTCGGCCGGCTCGCCTTCGACGTACGACTGCCCGAGCAGCTCCCCGGATATCTGCTCGCCCTGGTCCTGGCCGTCCTGGGCGCCCTCGCGCTCGGCGCGGTGATCTCCGCGCTGTCCCGGACGACGAAGATCGCCGGTGCCATCGGGTCGGCCGTGTTCTTCCCGTCGATGTTCTGCGCGGGGGTGTGGGCGCCGGTGCAGACCATGCCGGACGTCCTCGCCCGGATCGTCGGGTACACCCCGTTCGGCGCGGCGGCCGAGGCCCTGAACCGGGCCGCGGGCGGCGACTGGCCGGGCTGGACGCACCTGGCGGTGGTGGTGGCCTGGACGGTGCTGCTCACGGCCGCCGCACGGCGCTGGTTCCGCTGGGAGTGA
- a CDS encoding ABC transporter ATP-binding protein, which yields MIDAYEDPGTPDARGGWWYLWWLVRCQAGRCALGAVIASTWMVLLAATPYLMAKAIDEGLEPGDFGALTGWSAVLFVVGSFNAWLSIMRHRTMTRVRMDANFRTVKVVVGHAVRLGAALSRRAGAGEVVTIGVGDVQTIAQALTVVGPGVGAVIAYLTIAGLLVSVSPLIAAVVLLGIPAIVVLVGPLLTRLQGTETEYRERQGVLTARIADLASGLRVLNGLGGKGLVADAFHRDSQHLRAQGYRVGAVTSWVQSLGVGLPTVFLSVVTWLAARLVAQGDITVGELVSVYGYVAVLVGPVAFWVECGYMLSRGVVAARRVVRFLRLEPMEDAGTRPAPAEPSVLHDPESDVKVRPGRLTALASAHPADAATVIDRLGRYTPSRTTWGEVPLDEIPLKEIRARILVADHEADVFADTLRNVIDSAGDTLRGSGLYQFAAPPRGATSHNEPADAMRQPEAPLEAHISRALHAAVADDIVQALPDGLDSQIDAQARNLSGGQRQRVRLARALAADPEILLATEPTSALDAHTEARVADRLRAARDGRTTLVATTSPLVLDHMDTVLYLVDGKVAATGTHRQLLDTTPGYRRLVARDTDSEEAVR from the coding sequence GTGATCGACGCGTACGAGGATCCCGGCACGCCCGACGCGCGGGGCGGCTGGTGGTACCTGTGGTGGCTGGTGCGGTGCCAGGCGGGCCGGTGTGCCCTCGGGGCGGTGATCGCCAGTACCTGGATGGTGCTGCTGGCCGCGACGCCGTACCTGATGGCCAAGGCGATCGACGAGGGTCTGGAACCGGGTGACTTCGGCGCGCTGACCGGCTGGTCCGCGGTCCTCTTCGTGGTGGGGTCGTTCAACGCGTGGCTGAGCATCATGCGGCACCGCACGATGACCCGGGTGCGGATGGACGCCAACTTCCGCACGGTGAAGGTCGTCGTCGGCCACGCGGTCCGGCTCGGCGCCGCGCTGTCGCGCCGGGCGGGTGCCGGGGAGGTCGTCACGATCGGGGTGGGCGACGTGCAGACGATCGCCCAGGCCCTGACCGTGGTCGGCCCGGGGGTGGGGGCCGTCATCGCCTATCTGACGATCGCCGGACTGCTGGTCTCGGTCTCGCCGCTGATCGCGGCCGTGGTGCTGCTGGGCATCCCCGCGATCGTCGTCCTCGTCGGCCCTCTCCTCACCCGTCTCCAGGGCACGGAGACCGAGTACCGCGAGCGGCAGGGCGTCCTCACCGCCCGTATCGCCGACCTCGCGAGCGGCCTGCGCGTTCTCAACGGCCTCGGCGGCAAGGGTCTGGTCGCGGACGCCTTCCACCGCGACTCCCAGCATCTGCGCGCGCAGGGCTACCGCGTCGGCGCGGTCACCAGTTGGGTCCAGTCCCTCGGCGTGGGCCTCCCGACGGTCTTCCTGTCCGTGGTGACCTGGCTGGCCGCCCGCCTCGTAGCCCAGGGCGACATCACCGTGGGCGAGCTGGTCTCGGTCTACGGCTATGTCGCGGTCCTGGTGGGCCCGGTGGCGTTCTGGGTCGAGTGCGGCTACATGCTGAGCCGGGGCGTGGTGGCGGCCCGCCGCGTCGTACGTTTCCTGCGCCTGGAGCCGATGGAGGACGCGGGCACAAGGCCGGCCCCCGCGGAACCGTCGGTACTCCACGACCCCGAGTCGGACGTGAAGGTCCGACCGGGCCGCCTGACGGCACTGGCGAGCGCCCATCCGGCGGACGCGGCAACGGTGATCGACCGCCTGGGCAGATACACCCCGTCGCGAACGACCTGGGGCGAAGTCCCCCTGGACGAAATCCCGTTGAAGGAGATCCGCGCCCGCATCCTGGTGGCGGACCACGAGGCGGACGTGTTCGCGGACACCCTGCGCAACGTCATAGACAGCGCCGGAGACACCCTCAGGGGCTCGGGGCTGTATCAATTTGCGGCTCCGCCGCGGGGCGCGACCAGCCACAACGAACCCGCGGACGCCATGCGACAACCCGAGGCACCCCTAGAAGCGCACATCTCCCGAGCCCTCCACGCAGCGGTGGCCGACGACATAGTCCAGGCCCTCCCGGACGGCCTGGACTCACAGATCGACGCCCAGGCCCGCAACCTCTCCGGCGGCCAACGCCAACGCGTCCGCCTCGCACGAGCCCTCGCCGCCGACCCGGAAATACTCCTCGCCACAGAACCCACCTCGGCCCTGGACGCCCACACCGAGGCCCGCGTCGCCGACAGACTCCGCGCCGCCCGCGACGGTCGTACCACCCTCGTCGCCACCACCTCCCCCCTGGTCCTGGACCACATGGACACCGTCCTCTACCTGGTCGACGGCAAGGTCGCGGCCACCGGCACCCACCGCCAACTCCTCGACACCACCCCCGGCTACCGCCGGCTCGTCGCCAGGGACACCGACTCCGAGGAGGCCGTACGGTGA